Proteins encoded together in one Pseudomonas sp. Seg1 window:
- a CDS encoding MDR family oxidoreductase produces the protein MFNGILINKDDSGYRATLQQINEEQLPEGDVTVRVAYSTLNFKDGLAITGSSPVVRKFPLVPGIDLAGTVEVSSHPDYKVGDQVLLNGWGVGESHWGGLAQKARLNGDWLIPLPKAFSPAQAMAIGTAGYTAMLCILALERNGVTPEQGEVLVTGANGGVGSFAIALLSKLGYRVVASTGRVSEHEYLKQLGAAEIIDRATLSEPGKPLAKERWAAVIDSVGSHTLANACASTRAEGTVAACGLAQGMDFPASVAPFILRGVTLAGINSVTQPKARRLQAWDRLASDLNFALLPLISHEIALSDVIDAAPKLLAGQLRGRVVVDVNR, from the coding sequence ATGTTCAACGGTATTTTGATCAATAAAGACGACAGCGGTTATCGCGCCACTCTGCAACAGATCAACGAAGAACAGTTGCCCGAAGGCGATGTGACGGTGCGCGTCGCCTACAGCACGCTGAATTTCAAGGATGGGCTGGCGATTACCGGCAGCAGCCCGGTGGTGCGCAAGTTTCCATTGGTGCCGGGGATCGATCTGGCAGGCACTGTCGAGGTCAGTTCGCACCCTGACTATAAGGTCGGCGATCAGGTGCTGCTCAACGGCTGGGGCGTGGGCGAGAGTCATTGGGGCGGTCTGGCGCAAAAAGCCCGGCTCAACGGCGACTGGCTGATTCCGCTGCCCAAGGCATTCTCTCCCGCACAGGCCATGGCTATCGGCACGGCCGGTTACACCGCCATGTTGTGCATTCTGGCGCTGGAACGTAACGGCGTGACGCCGGAGCAGGGCGAGGTGCTGGTGACCGGCGCGAATGGCGGTGTCGGCAGCTTCGCCATCGCCCTGTTGAGCAAGCTCGGCTATCGCGTGGTGGCGTCCACGGGCAGGGTGTCCGAGCACGAATATCTGAAGCAATTGGGCGCCGCTGAAATCATTGATCGCGCAACCCTGTCCGAGCCGGGCAAACCGCTGGCCAAGGAGCGCTGGGCGGCGGTGATCGACTCGGTCGGCAGCCACACGCTGGCCAACGCCTGTGCCAGTACGCGCGCGGAAGGCACGGTGGCTGCGTGCGGCCTGGCTCAGGGCATGGATTTCCCCGCATCGGTTGCACCGTTCATTTTGCGCGGTGTCACCTTGGCCGGCATCAACAGCGTGACCCAGCCCAAGGCGCGCCGCCTGCAAGCATGGGATCGGTTGGCCAGCGATCTGAACTTCGCCTTGTTGCCATTGATCAGCCATGAGATCGCTCTGAGCGATGTCATCGATGCCGCACCGAAATTGCTCGCCGGGCAACTTCGCGGACGGGTTGTGGTTGACGTCAATCGCTGA
- a CDS encoding GyrI-like domain-containing protein produces the protein MDLKRQQIESFTVSGVRVRTTNAAEHTPDTAKIGPMWGEFFSKGLAEEIPGKQTGSPVYGVYSAYESDASGQFDVTAGVAVNNPAEGFESIVIEDGDYLVFEAQGPLPDAVISTWGKVWSFFESNPQIQRRFVTDFEAYTGPESVSVYIGVH, from the coding sequence ATGGATTTGAAACGGCAACAGATCGAATCGTTCACGGTTTCAGGCGTGCGCGTACGCACGACCAACGCAGCCGAACACACACCCGATACAGCGAAAATCGGCCCGATGTGGGGTGAGTTTTTCAGTAAAGGTCTGGCCGAAGAAATTCCCGGCAAACAAACCGGTTCGCCGGTTTATGGCGTGTACTCGGCTTACGAGTCGGATGCTTCGGGACAATTCGATGTCACGGCCGGCGTCGCGGTCAATAATCCGGCCGAGGGATTTGAGTCGATAGTCATCGAAGACGGCGACTACCTGGTCTTCGAAGCGCAGGGGCCATTGCCTGACGCAGTGATCTCGACGTGGGGCAAAGTCTGGAGCTTCTTCGAATCCAATCCGCAGATCCAGCGCCGATTCGTCACTGACTTCGAGGCCTACACCGGCCCCGAATCAGTGTCGGTCTACATCGGCGTGCACTAA
- the ada gene encoding bifunctional DNA-binding transcriptional regulator/O6-methylguanine-DNA methyltransferase Ada — MKTLSITLNTEDDPRWAAVLARDPRADGQFVYAVKTTGIYCRPSSLARLPKPQNVEFFDTALEAEAAGYRPSKRASKDQTDVAAQHAATVATACRQIESAETLPALNVLAETAGLSPFHFHRVFKAATGLTPKGYAAAHRSRRVRERLADGGSVTDALYDAGFNSNSRFYEAADQLLGMKPGDYRAAGQNNDIRFAVGQCSLGAILVARSERGVCAILLGDDPHQLVCDLQDQFRKANLIGADSGFEQLIAKVVGFIEAPAIGLDLPLDVRGTAFQERVWQALREIPVGSTASYAEIAQRIGAPTSMRAVAQACGANRLAVAIPCHRVVRSDGNLSGYRWGVERKRQLLERETQP, encoded by the coding sequence ATGAAAACGCTGTCGATCACTCTCAACACCGAAGACGATCCACGCTGGGCCGCCGTGTTGGCGCGCGACCCGCGGGCGGACGGGCAGTTTGTCTACGCGGTGAAAACCACTGGTATCTACTGCCGTCCGAGCAGCCTTGCGCGCTTGCCAAAACCACAGAATGTGGAGTTTTTCGACACCGCCCTTGAGGCAGAAGCCGCCGGGTATCGCCCGAGCAAACGGGCCAGCAAGGATCAAACGGATGTCGCGGCGCAGCACGCCGCCACGGTGGCAACAGCCTGCCGCCAGATCGAGTCTGCCGAAACGTTGCCCGCACTCAATGTGTTGGCTGAAACAGCAGGTCTGAGCCCGTTTCATTTTCATCGGGTGTTCAAAGCCGCGACGGGGCTGACGCCCAAAGGTTACGCAGCGGCTCATCGCTCACGCCGAGTGCGTGAACGTCTGGCGGACGGCGGTTCAGTGACCGACGCGTTGTACGATGCCGGCTTCAATTCCAACAGCCGCTTCTATGAGGCCGCCGATCAGTTGCTGGGCATGAAGCCCGGCGATTACCGCGCTGCCGGGCAGAACAACGACATTCGTTTCGCCGTCGGGCAATGCTCGCTCGGGGCCATTCTGGTAGCACGAAGCGAACGCGGGGTTTGTGCGATCCTGCTGGGTGACGATCCGCACCAACTGGTGTGCGACCTGCAGGACCAATTCCGCAAAGCCAATCTGATTGGTGCCGATTCCGGGTTTGAGCAGTTGATCGCCAAAGTCGTAGGGTTTATCGAGGCCCCGGCCATTGGCCTGGACCTGCCGCTGGACGTACGCGGCACGGCGTTCCAAGAACGGGTGTGGCAGGCGCTGCGGGAAATCCCGGTTGGCAGCACCGCCAGTTATGCCGAGATTGCCCAACGCATCGGCGCACCGACGTCGATGCGCGCCGTGGCTCAGGCCTGCGGCGCGAACCGCTTGGCCGTGGCGATCCCTTGCCACCGCGTGGTTCGCAGCGATGGCAATCTTTCCGGGTATCGCTGGGGCGTCGAGCGTAAACGGCAACTGCTTGAGCGCGAGACGCAGCCTTAG
- the alkB gene encoding DNA oxidative demethylase AlkB, giving the protein MYPHTFDLFAGNEPVQQPRAEQIGEQSWVLRGFALPLIDQLLPALDSILIAAPLRHMVTPGGFSMSVGTSSCGELGWITDRSGYRYSRVDPLSGQPWPQMPLVFADLAHSAAQEAGFAGFKADSCLINRYVPGAKMSLHQDKDENAYAAPIVSLSLGLPAMFLFGGFARSDKTRRIPLLHGDMVIWGGVDRLRFHGVLPIRQGRHPRLGEQRINLTFRVAG; this is encoded by the coding sequence ATGTACCCGCACACTTTCGATCTGTTCGCCGGCAACGAACCTGTACAGCAGCCCCGCGCCGAGCAAATTGGCGAACAATCGTGGGTGCTGCGCGGGTTTGCGCTGCCGCTGATCGATCAATTGCTGCCAGCGCTGGACAGCATTCTCATCGCGGCCCCGCTCCGCCACATGGTCACACCGGGCGGATTCAGTATGTCCGTGGGCACCAGCAGTTGCGGGGAACTGGGCTGGATCACTGATCGCAGCGGCTATCGTTACTCGCGCGTTGATCCGCTCAGCGGACAGCCCTGGCCGCAGATGCCTCTGGTGTTTGCCGATTTGGCGCACTCGGCGGCGCAGGAAGCCGGGTTTGCAGGTTTCAAGGCTGATTCCTGCCTGATCAACCGCTATGTCCCCGGCGCCAAGATGTCATTGCATCAGGACAAAGACGAAAATGCCTACGCAGCGCCGATCGTTTCGCTGTCGCTGGGCTTGCCGGCCATGTTCCTGTTCGGCGGTTTCGCTCGCAGCGACAAGACCCGGCGGATCCCGTTGTTGCATGGCGATATGGTGATCTGGGGCGGCGTTGATCGCTTGCGCTTTCATGGTGTGTTGCCGATCCGCCAGGGCCGGCACCCGCGCCTCGGCGAACAACGGATCAATCTGACGTTTCGTGTCGCTGGATGA
- a CDS encoding 2OG-Fe(II) oxygenase: MSMSPSRLDSLDWASLEQQLDQDGCAIIRNLLLAESCDRLSALYPQAEPFRSQVIMARHGFGRGEYKYFSYPLPTAVERLRTALYPRLVAVANRWYERMHLATRFPPSHDEFLRCCHAAGQVRPTPLLLQYGPQDYNCLHQDLYGELVFPLQVAILLSEPGEDFTGGEFVLTEQRPRMQSRPQVLDLRKGDAVIFAVNQRPIQGGRGDYRVTLRHGVSRLHSGKRHTLGIIFHDAQ, from the coding sequence ATGTCGATGTCACCCTCCCGGCTGGATTCGCTCGATTGGGCGAGCCTGGAACAGCAGCTGGATCAGGACGGCTGCGCCATCATTCGCAATCTGCTGCTGGCCGAGAGCTGTGATCGCCTGAGCGCGCTGTACCCACAGGCCGAACCGTTTCGATCGCAGGTCATCATGGCCCGCCACGGGTTCGGTCGCGGCGAGTACAAGTATTTTAGCTATCCCCTCCCGACCGCCGTGGAACGCCTGCGTACCGCGCTGTATCCGCGCTTGGTGGCAGTAGCCAACCGCTGGTATGAACGGATGCACCTGGCCACTCGTTTCCCGCCGAGCCATGACGAATTTCTTCGGTGCTGTCATGCCGCCGGCCAGGTACGCCCTACTCCACTGCTATTGCAATACGGTCCACAGGACTACAACTGCCTGCATCAGGATCTGTACGGCGAACTGGTGTTTCCGCTGCAAGTAGCGATTCTTCTGTCAGAACCGGGGGAAGACTTTACCGGTGGCGAGTTCGTGCTGACCGAGCAACGTCCGCGCATGCAATCCCGGCCGCAGGTGCTGGACCTGAGGAAAGGCGACGCAGTGATTTTTGCCGTGAATCAGCGCCCGATTCAGGGCGGGCGTGGCGACTACCGGGTGACGCTGCGTCATGGCGTCAGTCGCCTGCACAGTGGAAAAAGGCATACCCTAGGCATCATCTTCCACGACGCCCAATGA
- a CDS encoding DUF1883 domain-containing protein produces MKFIHQREHLNEDDIVVIQCSQMCNIRLMNDANFRSFKNGGRHTYHGGAFDTFPARITAPSTGFWNITIDTVNRRAISVTRKPTLTHSIKIIRRSSTKLS; encoded by the coding sequence ATGAAATTCATTCACCAGCGCGAGCACCTCAACGAAGACGACATCGTCGTCATCCAATGCTCGCAAATGTGCAACATCCGTCTGATGAACGACGCCAACTTCCGCAGCTTCAAAAATGGTGGTCGTCACACCTACCACGGCGGCGCTTTCGACACGTTCCCGGCCCGTATCACTGCGCCGAGTACCGGTTTCTGGAACATCACCATCGACACCGTCAACCGCCGAGCGATCAGCGTGACGCGCAAACCGACGCTGACGCATTCGATCAAGATCATCCGCCGCTCCAGCACCAAACTCAGCTGA
- the galU gene encoding UTP--glucose-1-phosphate uridylyltransferase GalU, translated as MIKKCLFPAAGYGTRFLPATKAMPKEMLPVVNKPLIQYGVEEALDAGLTEISIVTGRGKRALEDHFDISYELENQIKGTDKEKYLVGIRKLLDECSFSYTRQTEMKGLGHAILTGRPLIGDEPFAVVLADDLCVNLEGDGVLTQMVKLYKQFRCSIIAIQEVDPQETSKYGVIAGEMIRDDIYRVHSMVEKPKPEDAPSNLAIIGRYILTPDIFDLIEQTEPGKGGEIQITDALMKQAQNGCVMAYKFKGKRFDCGGAEGYIEATNFCFENFYKTGKAY; from the coding sequence ATGATCAAGAAATGCTTGTTCCCAGCAGCCGGTTACGGTACTCGCTTCCTGCCAGCGACTAAAGCCATGCCTAAAGAAATGCTGCCGGTGGTAAACAAGCCACTGATCCAGTACGGCGTTGAAGAAGCTCTGGACGCTGGCCTGACTGAAATCTCCATCGTTACCGGTCGTGGCAAGCGTGCCCTGGAAGACCACTTCGACATCAGCTACGAGCTGGAAAACCAGATCAAAGGTACCGACAAAGAGAAATACCTGGTCGGCATCCGCAAGCTGCTGGACGAGTGCTCGTTCTCCTACACCCGTCAGACCGAAATGAAAGGTCTGGGCCACGCGATCCTGACCGGTCGTCCGCTGATCGGTGACGAACCGTTCGCCGTGGTGCTGGCCGACGACTTGTGCGTCAACCTCGAAGGCGACGGCGTGCTGACCCAGATGGTCAAGCTGTACAAGCAGTTCCGCTGCTCGATCATCGCCATCCAGGAAGTCGATCCACAGGAAACCAGCAAGTACGGCGTCATCGCCGGCGAGATGATCCGTGACGACATCTACCGCGTACATAGCATGGTCGAGAAGCCAAAGCCGGAAGACGCGCCGTCGAACCTGGCGATCATCGGTCGTTACATCCTGACCCCGGACATCTTTGACCTGATCGAACAGACCGAGCCAGGCAAGGGTGGCGAAATCCAGATCACCGACGCCCTGATGAAACAAGCCCAGAACGGCTGCGTCATGGCCTACAAGTTCAAAGGCAAGCGTTTCGACTGCGGTGGTGCTGAAGGCTACATCGAAGCGACCAACTTCTGCTTCGAGAACTTCTACAAGACTGGCAAGGCTTACTAA
- the gorA gene encoding glutathione-disulfide reductase: MAYDFDLYVIGAGSGGVRAARFAAGFGAKVAVAESRYLGGTCVNVGCVPKKLLVYGAHFAEDFEQASGFGWSLGEANFDWATLIANKDREINRLNGIYRNLLVNSGVTLHEAHAKITGPHEVEVNGERFTAKNILIATGGWPQIPEIPGREHAIGSNEAFFLKELPKRVLVVGGGYIAVEFAGIFHGLGANTTLLYRGDLFLRGFDGSVRKHLQEELTKRGLDLQFNADIARIDKQADGSLKATLKDGRELEADCIFYATGRRPMLDNLGLENTDVQLTDKGFIKVDEQYQTSEPSILALGDVIGRVQLTPVALAEGMAVARRLFKPEQYRPVDYKMIPTAVFSLPNIGTVGLTEEEAREAGHDVVIFESRFRPMKLTLTECQEKTLMKLVVDGKTDKVLGCHMVGPDAGEIVQGLAIALKAGATKRDFDDTIGVHPTAAEEFVTMRTPAGA; encoded by the coding sequence ATGGCCTACGATTTTGACCTTTATGTGATTGGTGCCGGTTCCGGCGGTGTGCGGGCTGCACGGTTTGCGGCCGGTTTTGGCGCGAAAGTGGCGGTGGCTGAGAGCCGTTATCTGGGTGGTACTTGTGTCAATGTCGGCTGCGTGCCGAAAAAATTGTTGGTCTACGGCGCGCACTTTGCTGAAGATTTTGAGCAGGCATCCGGTTTCGGCTGGAGCCTGGGCGAAGCCAATTTCGATTGGGCGACGCTGATTGCCAACAAGGATCGCGAGATCAATCGCCTCAACGGCATTTACCGCAACCTGTTGGTCAACAGCGGCGTGACCTTGCATGAAGCGCACGCGAAGATCACCGGCCCGCACGAGGTTGAGGTGAATGGCGAGCGCTTCACCGCGAAAAACATTCTGATCGCCACCGGTGGTTGGCCGCAGATTCCGGAAATTCCGGGGCGCGAGCATGCGATCGGTTCGAACGAAGCGTTTTTCCTGAAAGAACTGCCTAAGCGGGTATTGGTCGTGGGTGGTGGTTACATCGCGGTCGAATTTGCCGGGATCTTCCATGGTCTTGGCGCAAACACCACACTGCTGTATCGCGGTGATTTGTTCTTGCGGGGCTTCGATGGTTCGGTACGCAAGCATTTGCAGGAAGAGCTGACCAAGCGCGGCCTGGATCTGCAGTTCAATGCTGACATCGCGCGAATCGACAAGCAGGCCGATGGCAGTCTGAAAGCCACGCTCAAGGATGGTCGCGAGCTGGAAGCGGATTGCATCTTCTACGCCACCGGTCGCCGTCCGATGCTGGACAATCTGGGGTTGGAAAACACCGATGTGCAGCTCACCGACAAGGGCTTCATCAAAGTCGACGAGCAATACCAGACCAGCGAGCCATCGATTCTGGCGCTGGGTGATGTGATCGGTCGCGTGCAATTGACGCCAGTGGCTCTCGCCGAAGGCATGGCGGTGGCACGACGCTTGTTCAAACCGGAGCAATATCGTCCGGTGGATTACAAGATGATCCCGACCGCAGTGTTCAGTCTGCCGAACATCGGCACGGTCGGCTTGACCGAAGAGGAAGCGCGCGAAGCCGGCCACGACGTGGTGATCTTCGAAAGCCGCTTCCGGCCGATGAAGCTGACCCTGACCGAATGTCAGGAAAAAACCCTGATGAAACTGGTAGTCGACGGCAAGACCGATAAAGTCCTCGGTTGCCACATGGTCGGTCCGGATGCCGGCGAAATCGTCCAGGGACTGGCGATTGCGCTGAAGGCTGGCGCGACCAAGCGTGACTTCGACGACACAATCGGGGTGCATCCGACGGCCGCCGAAGAGTTTGTCACCATGCGTACACCGGCCGGCGCTTAA